One genomic region from Yersinia canariae encodes:
- the radC gene encoding RadC family protein, translated as MANAMLACNEDLILQQAQSIIENCYLRGEQLLSPYAVREYLKFKLAPLEHEVFAILLLDTQHRVLAYQELFRGTLNSVNVYPREIVKLSLRYNAGALILVHNHPSGEPEPSGADREITRKLKSVLGLLDIQVLDHLIVAGTKVVSLAELGLV; from the coding sequence ATGGCTAACGCTATGCTGGCCTGCAACGAAGACCTGATACTGCAACAGGCGCAATCCATCATCGAAAACTGCTACCTCCGGGGAGAGCAGCTACTTTCACCCTATGCGGTGCGTGAGTACTTGAAGTTTAAGCTGGCACCACTCGAGCATGAAGTGTTTGCCATCCTGCTGCTGGATACCCAACACCGGGTATTAGCCTATCAGGAGTTGTTCCGGGGAACGCTTAACTCGGTCAACGTTTACCCCCGCGAGATCGTCAAACTCAGCCTGCGATACAACGCCGGAGCATTAATTCTGGTCCACAACCATCCCAGCGGCGAACCTGAACCCAGCGGGGCGGACAGAGAGATCACCCGCAAGCTGAAATCAGTGTTAGGGCTGCTGGATATTCAAGTTCTTGACCACCTCATTGTTGCCGGTACTAAGGTGGTATCTCTGGCTGAGCTTGGGTTGGTTTGA
- a CDS encoding DUF2787 family protein, with amino-acid sequence MNEIHQEGYSLPVRQKLIDLLFKEMGTPPPMKSKLLAVSFIFRDIHYSPENGGYHPVEIRLTRDNDQFYFDYITDLAYMGHVYPELEKEIDFSWSQRYVFYAGVGDVTHRDGCELFELWQSNFINYWQMGVYTPQILWES; translated from the coding sequence ATGAATGAAATACATCAGGAAGGATATTCCCTTCCGGTTAGACAAAAGTTGATTGATTTATTATTTAAAGAAATGGGTACGCCGCCACCAATGAAATCAAAATTACTGGCAGTATCATTTATCTTTCGGGATATTCACTACAGCCCAGAAAATGGTGGCTATCATCCGGTTGAAATCAGACTTACTCGTGATAATGACCAGTTCTATTTTGATTACATCACCGATCTCGCTTATATGGGACATGTGTACCCTGAGCTGGAAAAGGAAATAGATTTCAGTTGGTCACAACGTTACGTCTTCTATGCAGGCGTTGGTGATGTAACCCATCGAGACGGCTGCGAGTTATTCGAGTTGTGGCAATCCAACTTTATCAACTACTGGCAGATGGGCGTTTATACCCCTCAGATATTGTGGGAAAGCTAA
- a CDS encoding TA system toxin CbtA family protein encodes MCSLLQWQRVVNKLFMKYYGVHINDTAFCDINYARRYWSDCVLPYQAVNEWTYKYDLRRLDSIDRPLNENDESFIQ; translated from the coding sequence ATGTGCTCATTATTACAATGGCAAAGGGTCGTGAATAAATTGTTCATGAAGTATTATGGAGTACATATCAACGACACGGCATTCTGTGACATTAATTATGCAAGACGTTACTGGAGTGACTGTGTTCTCCCTTATCAGGCTGTGAATGAATGGACTTATAAATATGATCTGCGCAGGCTTGATTCAATTGATCGTCCTTTGAATGAAAACGATGAGTCTTTTATTCAATAA
- a CDS encoding helix-turn-helix domain-containing protein encodes MNNHVASQKKRTKERVKDWHRADIVAALHKRGLSLAQLSRDQGLGSRTLNNAFSQHYPKAERLIAAALGMMPEQIWPSRYFNKMPSTHSGKE; translated from the coding sequence GTGAATAACCACGTAGCATCGCAAAAAAAGCGAACTAAAGAAAGGGTTAAAGACTGGCACAGGGCTGACATTGTGGCTGCGTTGCACAAGCGTGGATTGAGTTTGGCCCAGCTATCTCGCGATCAGGGATTAGGCTCCCGCACATTGAATAATGCCTTTAGCCAGCACTACCCGAAGGCAGAACGCCTGATAGCCGCGGCGCTGGGCATGATGCCCGAACAGATATGGCCCAGCCGTTATTTCAATAAGATGCCCTCAACACACTCCGGCAAGGAATAG
- a CDS encoding lysophospholipase: MKMGLAVTALVITVATLCWFLKFKADKKEVVLPIAPPFIITSNQLTTADFAVLIGAAINWRNQGIYYSGQRLKAEGHPMPDILKAKKHEAQVFDSQFTIQVATFPCNSQCTRQDFERRNSQADAAKDISAIQTPVLILMGKDDRNVDPDETVAVWAEALPSGTYRCIKQLPGATHGLLRSEWFDYQLATQWPLWKQGLFLLLGKYSYSPGHSVPSHHGS, translated from the coding sequence ATGAAAATGGGCTTAGCTGTCACTGCTCTCGTTATTACTGTTGCCACATTATGTTGGTTTCTCAAATTTAAGGCAGATAAAAAAGAGGTAGTCCTGCCAATTGCCCCCCCTTTCATCATTACATCTAACCAACTGACAACAGCTGACTTTGCTGTACTGATAGGTGCGGCTATAAACTGGCGGAATCAGGGAATATACTATTCGGGGCAACGGCTTAAAGCCGAGGGTCATCCCATGCCGGATATTCTGAAGGCTAAAAAGCATGAAGCTCAGGTTTTTGACAGCCAGTTCACAATACAAGTGGCTACTTTCCCCTGCAACTCCCAATGTACGCGACAGGATTTCGAACGCAGGAATTCCCAGGCTGATGCGGCGAAAGATATTTCTGCTATACAGACTCCGGTATTGATCCTTATGGGCAAGGATGACCGCAATGTCGATCCTGATGAAACAGTCGCGGTGTGGGCCGAAGCACTACCTTCGGGTACTTACCGTTGTATCAAGCAGTTGCCAGGGGCAACCCACGGACTTTTACGCAGCGAATGGTTTGATTATCAACTTGCCACTCAGTGGCCCTTGTGGAAACAGGGATTGTTTCTGTTACTCGGGAAATACTCATATTCTCCCGGGCACTCAGTACCATCTCATCATGGGTCCTGA
- a CDS encoding TetR/AcrR family transcriptional regulator, which translates to MSLDNDRLMIGLAAILAKSPNATYLEIAERIGVSRATLYRFCGNREELIHRILKYAATKLTENIQAIRLEDGHPIEALNRLLESELKDRPLHSFLSEFWSSSHELNSELLPTVLTYEKVLDNFFLRGQREGVFRIDIPAAVLNENLTWLLIGLMDAERRGRIARASVLETAKLLFLEGAEPH; encoded by the coding sequence GTTAATGATAGGGTTAGCTGCGATCTTGGCAAAATCGCCAAATGCAACTTACCTAGAAATCGCTGAGAGGATTGGTGTTAGTCGCGCGACACTTTACCGTTTTTGCGGCAATCGTGAAGAACTGATACATCGAATTCTTAAATATGCGGCTACAAAACTGACAGAAAATATTCAGGCTATACGACTTGAAGATGGGCACCCTATTGAAGCACTTAATCGCTTGTTAGAAAGTGAATTAAAAGATCGGCCACTTCACTCATTTCTTTCCGAATTCTGGTCAAGTTCTCATGAACTAAATTCTGAGTTGTTACCTACTGTCCTAACGTATGAGAAAGTGTTAGATAATTTTTTTCTGAGGGGCCAACGTGAGGGAGTATTCCGTATAGATATCCCCGCGGCTGTACTTAATGAAAACCTCACTTGGTTACTTATTGGTTTAATGGATGCGGAGCGACGAGGTAGAATAGCCAGAGCAAGTGTATTAGAAACAGCTAAATTATTATTTCTTGAAGGAGCGGAGCCACATTGA